A region of the Candidatus Effluviviaceae Genus I sp. genome:
TGCGCGGCACGCCCATTGGCCCGAGAGAGACGGCGGGCGAGCTTTACGCGAGGCTCGCCGAGATGGGGGGCGATCTTCTGGTAGAGACGCTGGACCTCATCGAGGCGGGGAGGGCGCCGCGCGTTGTGCAGGACCCCGCGCTCGTTTCGTACGCGCGCAAGCTCACGCGGGCGGACGGCGAGGTGGTCTGGGATCGGCCCGCCGGGCGGGTCTTCGATCACGTCAGGGGTATGACGCCCTGGCCGGGTGCGCACACCCGCTTCAAGGGGAAGGCGCTCGAGGTGCTCCGCGCCGAGCCGGGCGATGCAGCGGGCCGTCGCGGCGCCCCCGGGGAGATCGTCGCGATGGACCGGACGAAGGGGATCGAGGTCGCGACCGCCGACGGCACCGTGTGGCTCCTCGAGGTGAAGCCGGAAGGCAAGGGCGCGATGGCGGCGACAGCGTTCGCCCGCGGCTACAGACCGGCCGCCGGCGACAGGCTGGGCGTACGGCCGCCGCCGCCCGAGGCGTAGCATGTCCCTGGGAGAGAAGAGGCTCTTCGTTCTCGTGTCCGTGGGGGGGCTCGTCCTCCTCGCCGCGCTCGTGTCGCTCGCGCTCTACCTCACGGCGCCCCGGCTCTCCGAGTTCCACCCCGATCTTCCCGGCGTCATCGCGGTGACGGCGCTACTCGGCCTGGCCATCGTGGCGGTCGGTCTCGGGCTCATCGCGCTCGCCGTGGTGACGGGGCGCCGCGTCGTCTTCGGTCAACGCGTCGCGTCGTCCGTCGTGCGCATCGTCTTCCCCCTGGTGCGGATGCTCTCCGCGGTCGTCGGCCTCGACCGCGACGCCGTGAAGCGCTCCTTCATCGCCGTCAACAACGCGCTCGTGGCAGGTGGCGCGCTCCCGGGCCGCGACGCCCGCGTGCTGCTCCTGCTTCCGCACTGCCTGCAGGCGGCCTCGTGCCCCCACCGGATCACCGGCGGGCTCATCGAGAACTGCGAGCGGTGCGGGCAGTGCGTCATCGCCGGTCTCGTGGACCTCGCCCGCGAGCGCAGGCTCGCTCTCGCGGTCGCGACCGGGGGCACGCTCGCGCGCCGCGTCATCGGCGAGGTGCGCCCGGCCGCCATCATCGCCGTCGCGTGCGAGGCGGATCTCACGGCGGGCATCCAGGACAGCTACCCGCTTCCCGTCTACGGCATCCTGAACGAGCGGCCGCACGGGCCGTGCGTCGACACGACCGTGGACCTCGAGAACATCCGGCGGGCCATCGGCCTCCTCTCCCGCAAGGCAGGCGGACCGTGATGGACGCGCGCCGAACGGCGCTTCTCGCGCTCACCGCGTGGGAGTCCGGCGACAGGACGATCGACGCCGTCCTCGAGCGGGAGCTCGAGAGCGCGGGGCTTGACGCGCGGGACACCGCTCTCGCGCAGAACCTGACCTTCGGCGTCATCCGGTGGAAGGGGCGGATCGACTGGGTCCTCGACCAGTACGTCAAGGGAGGGCTCCGGTCGCTTCCTCTCCCGATCCGGAACGCGCTTCGCCTCGGTCTCTACCAGATCGACTACCTCGACCGGATCCCGCCCCGCGCGGCCGTGAGCGAGTCCGTGAACCTCGCGAAGCGGTACGGGCACGCGGGCACGGCGGGGCTCGTGAACGCCGTGCTCCGCAACGTGCTGACGAGCCTTCGGCCCGACTTCCCCGACATCGCGAGCGACCCGGTCGGGCACGTGAGCGTCGTGCACTCGCACCCCCGCGTGCTCGTCGAGCGGTGGATCGCCAGGTACGGCCTCGACATGACGATGGTTCTCTGCGAGTATGACAATCAGATTCCGCGGCTCGTCGCGCGGGGGAACGGGCTTGCGTGCTCCACGGCGGCGCTCGCCGCCGCGTTGCGTTCGGAGGGCAGGGAGACCGCCCCGGGCAGGTACTTCCCCGAGTGTCTCGAGCTGACCGGCGGAGGGGACGTCACGCAGCTCGAGAGCTTCGGGAACGGGCTCTTCCAGGTTCAAGACGAGAGCACGCTGGCGGCGGTGAGGCTTCTGGATCCGAGGCCGGGCGAGGAGATCGTCGACGCGTGCGCCGCGCCCGGAGGCAAGACGACGTACACGGCGGCGCTCATGGGCGGGAAGGGGAGGATCCGGGCGTTCGAGGTGTCCCCGGCGCGGGGCGAGATGCTCCGGTCCAACATCCGGCGGCTCGGGGTCGGGAACTGCGAGATCGTGGACGGAGAAGCCACGGCGGCGAACGCCGGGCCGGCCGACGCCGTGCTCGTGGACGCTCCGTGCACCGGAACGGGCACGCTCGGACGCAGGATCGACTCGCGCTGGAAGTTCGACCTGACGGCCCGCGAGCGCACTCGCGAGGACGTTCTGGACCTTGAGCGCCTGCACCCAAGGCAGCTCTTCGCGACCCAGGCGAGCCGCCAGCTGCGGCTCCTCATGCACGCCGCGGACATCGTCCGCCCGGGCGGGCGCATCGTCTACAGCACCTGCAGCCTCGAGCCGGAGGAGAACGAGCAGGTCGTCGAGCGGTTCCTCGCCAAGCGGCCGGAGTTCGGGCTCGAGGCGCCCTCGGAGCGTGTGCCCGCCATGTTCGCCGACGGCCCGTTCGTGAGGGTCCTGCCGCACCGCCACGGGATCGACGGGGCGTTCGCGGCCAGGTTCGGGAGGGCCGGGGGGGACGGTCATTGAAGCAGTCGCGCACCCCACGCGAGAGGCCTGCGTCCGGCGGCGGCTCCCCGGGCTCCGCGAGCCACGCCACGCGCGTGGCCGTCGCCGCCAGCGCCGTCCTCGCCGCCGTCGTGTGCGCGGCGGTCATCACGAACTACCTCGTCATGCCCATCATCGCCCGTCGCGGCGATCTGGTGGCGGCCCCGGACCTGGTCGGCCGTCCGCTGGCGGAAGGACAGCGGGTCCTGGCTGAGCTGGGGCTGAACCTCCGCGTTGCCGACGAGCGTCCCGACCCGATGTACCCGGGAGGCAGGATCGTCAGGCAGTCGATGGTCGCGGGCTCGGACGTGAAGCGCGGCCGGACCATGGTGGTCAGCGTGAGCAGCGGCCTCGATCTCAGGACCGTGCCGCAGCTCTCGGGGCTCCCCGTGCGCCAGGCGGAGCTCGAGATCGTCCGGGCCGGGCTCGCGTTCGGCGGCGTGACCGAGGTCACCAGCGACCGGGTGGACAGGGGGCGGGTGATCGGCAGCGCCCCCGGGCCGGGCACGTCGGTGCCCGCGGGCGGGGAGATCACTGTCCTCGTGAGCCTCGGGCGGCGGCGCACCGAGTTCGCGATGCCGTCTCTCGTCGGCCGGGACCCGGTCGAGGCGACCGAGATCGCTGAAGGCCTGGGCCTCACGGTCCGCACGGTGAGCTACGGGAAGAGCAGGCGTGGCGCCGGGCTCCGGGAGACCGTGATCCTGCAGAACCCGCCGCCCGGGGCGAGGGTCGGGGAAGGGGACGACGTCGTCCTGCGAGTGGGTCGCGAGTGAGCGCGCTCGTGGGGTTCCGGTTCAGAGAGGAGCGGAAGGACACATGAGCGACCGGAGGATCCGCATCTCGCCGTCGATCCTGGCGGCGGACTTCACGCGACTGGGCGATGAGATCGCCCGCGTCGCCGAAGCGGGCGCGGACATGATCCACATCGACGTCATGGACGGGCACTTCGTTCCGAACCTCACCATGGGGCCGTTCATCGTGCAGGCGGTGCGGCGCGTGACCGACCTTCCCATCGACGTCCACCTGATGATCACGGATCCGGAGAAGTACGCCCCCGCGTTCGTGTCGGCGGGCGCGACGTACGTCGCCTTCCATCGCGAGGCGGCCGCCGAGCCGCGGCGCGTGATCGAGCACATCCGCCGCGCGCGGGGCAAGCCCGGCCTGGCGCTCAACCCGCAGAATCCCGCCGAGTCGATCGAGCCGTACCTCGAGATGCTGGACCTCGTCGTCGTGATGACCGTGAACCCCGGGTTCGCGGGGCAGGGCTTCATGGCCGGCGTCATGTCGAAGGTCAAGCAGATCGCCGAGTGGAAGCGGCGCCAGTCGCTGGAGTTCCTCATCCAGGTGGACGGCGGCATCAACCGCTCGACGGCGCCCGTGGCCGCCGCAAGCGGGGCGGACATCCTCGTCGCCGCGTCGGCCATCTTCCGGGCGGATGCCCCCGGGCAGGAGCTCAAGGCCATCAGGCAGGCCGCCGAGAGCGCCCTCGCGTAGCCCTGCCCGGCAGCGGTCCAGCCGTCTTTTCCCTTGCCGGTATCGGGGTCGTCTGGTATATTCCAACGGCTGTGTCTATGGCGGGTGCCGCCCAGGCGCCCCGCGCGGCGTTGTGCGCCGCGGCGGGGGTGTCGGCGGCGTTCGCCCGTCGAGCGCGGGCCCGTGAGGTAGAGGGATGTTCGACCAGCTCTCAGCGAGGCTCCAGAGCGCCTTCTCCCTGCTCACGGGGAAGGGGAAGCTCACCGAGGCCAACATCGACGAGGCGCTCCGCGAGGTGCGCCGCGCGCTGCTCGAGGCGGACGTCCACTTCAAGGTCGCCCGCTCGTTCATCGACGGCGTGCGGTCCCGCGCGGTCGGCCAGGAAGTGCTCCGGAGCGTCACGCCGGGGCAGCAGGTCATCAGGATCGTCCACTCGGAACTCGTCGCGCTTCTCGGTGGGACGGCGATGCCCTACCGGTTTGCCTCGTCGTCGCCCGCGCTCACGATGGTCGTCGGGCTTCAGGGATCGGGCAAGACGACCTTCTGCGCGAAGCTCGCGCAGTATCTTCGGGCGCGGGGGAAGAGGCCGATCCTGGCGGCCGCGGACACGTACCGCCCGGCGGCGCAGGACCAGCTCGTGCAGCTTGGGCGCGGGCTCGGCCTCCCGGTGCACGTGGGCCGTGCGGGCGACGACCCGGTGGCCATCGCGACGGGCGCGCTCGACGAGGCGCGGCGCGCGGGGCACGACGTCGTCGTGCTCGACACGGCCGGTCGGCTGCACGTCGACGAGGCGATGATGGACGAGCTCGAGCGGATCAGCGCCGCGACGAAGCCGCACGAGATCCTGCTCGTTCTGGACAGCATGACGGGTCAGGACGCCGTGAACGTCGCGTCGGAGTTCTCGCGGAGACTCGACTTCACGGGCGCCGTCCTCACGAAGCTCGACGGCGACACGCGCGGGGGCGCCGCGGTGTCGCTCGCGGCCGTCACGGGGAAGCCGATCAGGTTCGTCGGCGTCGGCGAGAAGCTGGACGCGCTCGAGACCTTCCATCCCGAGCGGATGGCCTCCCGGATCCTCGGGATGGGCGACGTCGTCACGCTCGTCGAGCGGGCGCAGGAGGCGACCGACGCCGAGCAGGCGGCGAAGCTCGAGGAGAAGCTCAGGAAGCAGGCATTCACACTCGAGGACTTCAGGGACCAGCTTGGGGCCCTCAGGAAGATGGGCCCGCTCGATCAGGTCCTGGCGATGGTTCCGGGGCTCCGACCGGGCGCCGCGGCGTCGGTGGACGAGAGGGCCGTGACGAGGACCGGGGCAATCCTCGATTCCATGACGCCCCGTGAGAGGCGGGACCCGAGGGTCATCGACGGGAGCCGCAGGAAGAGGATCGCGCGCGGGAGCGGCACGACCGTGCAGGACGTGAACCGCGTGCTGCGCGAGTTCGACGCCATGAAGCAGATGATGAAGCGGTTCGGGAAGCTCGGAAGGCACGGGGCGTTCCCGCTGGCGCCGTTCGGGCGCTGAGGGAGCTCCGCGGCGGCCCGGCGGTGCGCTGCGCGCGCAGAGAGCGAGGAGGGTACGAGGTGTCGGTGAAGATCCGGTTGCAGCGGAAGGGAACGACGAACGT
Encoded here:
- a CDS encoding DUF116 domain-containing protein, with amino-acid sequence MSLGEKRLFVLVSVGGLVLLAALVSLALYLTAPRLSEFHPDLPGVIAVTALLGLAIVAVGLGLIALAVVTGRRVVFGQRVASSVVRIVFPLVRMLSAVVGLDRDAVKRSFIAVNNALVAGGALPGRDARVLLLLPHCLQAASCPHRITGGLIENCERCGQCVIAGLVDLARERRLALAVATGGTLARRVIGEVRPAAIIAVACEADLTAGIQDSYPLPVYGILNERPHGPCVDTTVDLENIRRAIGLLSRKAGGP
- the ffh gene encoding signal recognition particle protein — protein: MFDQLSARLQSAFSLLTGKGKLTEANIDEALREVRRALLEADVHFKVARSFIDGVRSRAVGQEVLRSVTPGQQVIRIVHSELVALLGGTAMPYRFASSSPALTMVVGLQGSGKTTFCAKLAQYLRARGKRPILAAADTYRPAAQDQLVQLGRGLGLPVHVGRAGDDPVAIATGALDEARRAGHDVVVLDTAGRLHVDEAMMDELERISAATKPHEILLVLDSMTGQDAVNVASEFSRRLDFTGAVLTKLDGDTRGGAAVSLAAVTGKPIRFVGVGEKLDALETFHPERMASRILGMGDVVTLVERAQEATDAEQAAKLEEKLRKQAFTLEDFRDQLGALRKMGPLDQVLAMVPGLRPGAAASVDERAVTRTGAILDSMTPRERRDPRVIDGSRRKRIARGSGTTVQDVNRVLREFDAMKQMMKRFGKLGRHGAFPLAPFGR
- a CDS encoding PASTA domain-containing protein, with product MAVAASAVLAAVVCAAVITNYLVMPIIARRGDLVAAPDLVGRPLAEGQRVLAELGLNLRVADERPDPMYPGGRIVRQSMVAGSDVKRGRTMVVSVSSGLDLRTVPQLSGLPVRQAELEIVRAGLAFGGVTEVTSDRVDRGRVIGSAPGPGTSVPAGGEITVLVSLGRRRTEFAMPSLVGRDPVEATEIAEGLGLTVRTVSYGKSRRGAGLRETVILQNPPPGARVGEGDDVVLRVGRE
- the rsmB gene encoding 16S rRNA (cytosine(967)-C(5))-methyltransferase RsmB: MDARRTALLALTAWESGDRTIDAVLERELESAGLDARDTALAQNLTFGVIRWKGRIDWVLDQYVKGGLRSLPLPIRNALRLGLYQIDYLDRIPPRAAVSESVNLAKRYGHAGTAGLVNAVLRNVLTSLRPDFPDIASDPVGHVSVVHSHPRVLVERWIARYGLDMTMVLCEYDNQIPRLVARGNGLACSTAALAAALRSEGRETAPGRYFPECLELTGGGDVTQLESFGNGLFQVQDESTLAAVRLLDPRPGEEIVDACAAPGGKTTYTAALMGGKGRIRAFEVSPARGEMLRSNIRRLGVGNCEIVDGEATAANAGPADAVLVDAPCTGTGTLGRRIDSRWKFDLTARERTREDVLDLERLHPRQLFATQASRQLRLLMHAADIVRPGGRIVYSTCSLEPEENEQVVERFLAKRPEFGLEAPSERVPAMFADGPFVRVLPHRHGIDGAFAARFGRAGGDGH
- the rpe gene encoding ribulose-phosphate 3-epimerase, whose product is MSDRRIRISPSILAADFTRLGDEIARVAEAGADMIHIDVMDGHFVPNLTMGPFIVQAVRRVTDLPIDVHLMITDPEKYAPAFVSAGATYVAFHREAAAEPRRVIEHIRRARGKPGLALNPQNPAESIEPYLEMLDLVVVMTVNPGFAGQGFMAGVMSKVKQIAEWKRRQSLEFLIQVDGGINRSTAPVAAASGADILVAASAIFRADAPGQELKAIRQAAESALA
- a CDS encoding methionyl-tRNA formyltransferase; translated protein: MRIVFMGTPQFAVPSLTKVHARGHEVALVVTQPDRPAGRGLRLCCPPVKEAATVLGLPVAQVETVNCDEFTARLGALAPDVVVVVAFGQILCESILAAPTKGAVNVHASLLPRYRGVAPINWAIVNGEKETGVTTMFMARKVDAGEIILMRGTPIGPRETAGELYARLAEMGGDLLVETLDLIEAGRAPRVVQDPALVSYARKLTRADGEVVWDRPAGRVFDHVRGMTPWPGAHTRFKGKALEVLRAEPGDAAGRRGAPGEIVAMDRTKGIEVATADGTVWLLEVKPEGKGAMAATAFARGYRPAAGDRLGVRPPPPEA